From a single Nocardioides panacis genomic region:
- the murD gene encoding UDP-N-acetylmuramoyl-L-alanine--D-glutamate ligase gives MTLDELGRHTSWDGVRAVVIGIGVSGFAAADTLTHLGARVTVLAETATDAQREKAHLLEILGATVRIGPGETSRLPEGVDVLVTSPGVPPTAPLLVEAARRGVPVWGEVELAWRLRDPEHPGAWLCVTGTNGKTTTVQMLDAILKAAGLSSVACGNVGLPIVEAVMDPAPYAVYAVELSSFQLHYTSTMSAHAAAVLNVAEDHLDWYVGPDGMADYAADKGRIFERVQLACVYNVADPVTEQLVRDADVVEGAQAVGFTLGTPAPGMVGLVEDVLADRAFVEEREHAAAELCTLADLASPAPHFVANALAAAALARSVGVPPEAVRDGLRSFTPDGHRIAEVAEVAGVRYVDDSKATNPHAAASSLQAYDRVVWVAGGLAKGATFDDLVARVRDRLRGVVLLGRDRAVIAEALARHAPDVPVIEVDGGDTSVMDRVVGAAAELAQPGDTVLLAPGCASMDMFANYGARGDAFAESVRRFGGR, from the coding sequence ATGACCCTCGACGAGCTCGGCCGGCACACCTCCTGGGACGGTGTCCGGGCGGTCGTGATCGGCATCGGCGTCTCCGGCTTCGCGGCCGCCGACACCCTCACCCACCTCGGCGCCCGGGTCACCGTGCTGGCCGAGACGGCGACCGACGCGCAGCGCGAGAAGGCCCACCTGCTGGAGATCCTCGGCGCGACGGTCCGGATCGGGCCGGGGGAGACCTCCCGGCTGCCCGAGGGCGTCGACGTGCTGGTCACCTCCCCGGGGGTGCCGCCGACGGCCCCGCTGCTCGTCGAGGCGGCCCGCCGCGGCGTACCCGTGTGGGGCGAGGTCGAGCTGGCCTGGCGGCTGCGCGACCCGGAGCACCCCGGTGCCTGGCTGTGCGTGACCGGCACCAACGGCAAGACCACGACGGTCCAGATGCTCGACGCGATCCTCAAGGCCGCCGGGCTCTCCTCGGTGGCGTGCGGCAACGTCGGGCTGCCGATCGTCGAGGCGGTGATGGATCCCGCGCCCTACGCGGTCTACGCCGTCGAGCTGTCCAGCTTCCAGCTGCACTACACCTCGACGATGTCCGCGCACGCCGCCGCCGTGCTCAACGTCGCCGAGGACCACCTCGACTGGTACGTCGGACCCGACGGGATGGCCGACTACGCCGCCGACAAGGGCCGGATCTTCGAACGGGTGCAGCTCGCCTGCGTCTACAACGTGGCGGACCCGGTCACCGAGCAGCTGGTCCGCGACGCCGACGTCGTCGAGGGGGCCCAGGCGGTCGGCTTCACCCTGGGCACACCGGCCCCGGGCATGGTCGGCCTGGTCGAGGACGTGCTGGCCGACCGGGCCTTCGTGGAGGAGCGCGAGCACGCCGCCGCGGAGCTCTGCACGCTGGCCGACCTAGCCTCGCCGGCCCCGCACTTCGTCGCCAACGCCCTGGCCGCCGCTGCCCTGGCCCGCTCGGTGGGCGTGCCGCCCGAGGCGGTGCGCGACGGGCTGCGCTCCTTCACGCCCGACGGCCACCGGATCGCCGAGGTCGCCGAGGTCGCCGGGGTGCGCTACGTCGACGACTCCAAGGCGACCAACCCGCACGCCGCCGCCTCGTCCCTGCAGGCCTACGACCGGGTCGTGTGGGTCGCCGGCGGGCTGGCCAAGGGCGCCACGTTCGACGACCTGGTCGCCCGGGTCCGCGACCGGCTGCGCGGCGTGGTGCTGCTGGGCCGTGACCGGGCGGTGATCGCCGAGGCGCTTGCGCGACACGCCCCCGATGTCCCGGTGATCGAAGTCGACGGCGGGGACACTTCTGTCATGGACCGCGTGGTCGGGGCGGCTGCGGAGCTCGCTCAGCCAGGAGACACCGTGCTGCTCGCACCCGGATGCGCTTCCATGGACATGTTCGCGAACTACGGCGCTCGCGGGGATGCCTTCGCCGAGTCGGTCCGCCGGTTCGGCGGCCGGTGA
- the mraY gene encoding phospho-N-acetylmuramoyl-pentapeptide-transferase: MRAILLAGGLSLIFTLLGTRVAIRVLTTKGYGQLIRDDGPTTHHTKRGTPTMGGLVIILSVVLAYFSAKLITRDTPSWSALLLLFLLVGLGTVGFLDDYIKIAMQRSLGLRSKAKMAGQVTVAVIFGALALTRPDGRGQTPASLHLSFIRDFDAFTLPAVVVVLLILVMISGASNAVNLTDGLDGLATGTSTMVFAAYTLVNIWQNNQWCALNQGNKCYDVRDPLDLAAIAAALTGACFGFLWWNASPAKIFMGDTGSLALGGALAGLAILTRTEFLLAILGGLFVIITMSVILQVGYFKLSGGKRIFRMAPLQHHFELKGWAEITIVIRFWIITGICVAAGLGIFYAEWVAGV; this comes from the coding sequence ATGAGGGCAATCCTGCTCGCGGGCGGCCTGTCCCTGATCTTCACCCTGCTCGGGACCCGGGTCGCGATCCGGGTGCTGACCACCAAGGGCTACGGCCAGCTGATCCGCGACGACGGACCGACCACGCACCACACCAAGCGCGGCACCCCGACCATGGGCGGCCTCGTGATCATCCTGTCGGTGGTGCTGGCCTACTTCAGCGCCAAGCTGATCACCCGGGACACGCCGTCCTGGTCGGCGCTGCTGCTGCTGTTCCTGCTCGTCGGGCTGGGCACGGTCGGCTTCCTCGACGACTACATCAAGATCGCCATGCAGCGCAGCCTCGGCCTGCGCAGCAAGGCCAAGATGGCCGGCCAGGTCACCGTCGCGGTGATCTTCGGGGCACTGGCGCTGACCCGCCCCGACGGGCGCGGCCAGACGCCTGCCTCGCTGCACCTGTCCTTCATCCGGGACTTCGACGCCTTCACGCTGCCCGCCGTCGTGGTCGTGCTGCTGATCCTCGTGATGATCTCCGGGGCCAGCAACGCGGTGAACCTCACCGACGGCCTCGACGGGCTCGCCACCGGCACCTCCACCATGGTGTTCGCCGCCTACACGCTGGTGAACATCTGGCAGAACAACCAGTGGTGCGCGCTCAACCAGGGCAACAAGTGCTACGACGTGCGCGACCCCCTCGACCTCGCGGCGATCGCCGCGGCACTGACCGGCGCGTGCTTCGGGTTCCTGTGGTGGAACGCCTCGCCGGCGAAGATCTTCATGGGCGACACCGGGTCGCTGGCGCTCGGCGGTGCCCTCGCGGGGCTCGCGATCCTGACCCGCACCGAGTTCCTGCTCGCCATCCTCGGCGGCCTGTTCGTGATCATCACGATGTCGGTGATCCTGCAGGTCGGCTACTTCAAGCTCTCCGGCGGCAAGCGGATCTTCCGGATGGCCCCGCTGCAGCACCACTTCGAGCTCAAGGGCTGGGCCGAGATCACCATCGTGATCCGGTTCTGGATCATCACCGGCATCTGCGTCGCCGCCGGCCTGGGCATCTTCTACGCGGAGTGGGTCGCCGGCGTATGA
- a CDS encoding UDP-N-acetylmuramoyl-tripeptide--D-alanyl-D-alanine ligase yields the protein MIAMTLAAIADVVGGKPVHDDGRTVDGPAFLDSRVAERGGLFVAIAGEHVDGHDYAGTALDGGAAAVLSSRDTGLPGVVVDDPVAALALLARHSLAGLPGARVVALTGSQGKTSTKDVLAQVLADAGTTVATFGSFNNELGLPLTVLRADASTEFLVLEMGARHVGDLTASCAVAPPQVSLVLNVGKAHMGEFGSQEAIATAKGEIVEALPPADRGGVAVLNADDPLVAAMASRTTARVSSFGSGRDADVRFEDLAVDELGRPTFDLVVGDERRSVTLGLIGEHHASNAAAVAAAALALGVPLDSIVASLGTATATSPARMELTERADGVTVLNDAYNANPDSMRAALKSLAAIGRGRPGSRTMAVLGEMLELGASSREEHDAIGRLAVRLDIHQLLVVGQGAKPIHLGAYLEGSWGGESVFVPDPDAALGWLRENLTSGDVVLFKSSKAAQVRRVADAVLADVTGDEAGRPAPTEETRR from the coding sequence ATGATCGCCATGACGCTGGCCGCGATCGCCGACGTGGTCGGCGGCAAGCCCGTGCACGACGACGGGCGCACGGTCGACGGTCCCGCCTTCCTGGACAGCCGGGTCGCCGAGCGGGGCGGCCTGTTCGTCGCGATCGCCGGCGAGCACGTCGACGGCCACGACTACGCCGGCACCGCGCTGGACGGCGGGGCGGCCGCCGTGCTGTCCTCACGTGACACCGGCCTCCCCGGCGTCGTGGTCGACGACCCGGTGGCCGCGCTGGCGCTGCTGGCACGGCACTCGCTGGCCGGGCTGCCCGGTGCCAGGGTCGTCGCGCTCACCGGCTCGCAGGGCAAGACCAGCACCAAGGACGTGCTGGCCCAGGTCCTCGCCGACGCCGGCACCACCGTCGCGACGTTCGGCTCGTTCAACAACGAGCTCGGGCTGCCGCTGACCGTGCTGCGCGCCGACGCCTCCACCGAGTTCCTGGTGCTGGAGATGGGGGCCCGGCACGTCGGCGACCTGACCGCGTCCTGCGCCGTCGCGCCGCCGCAGGTCTCGCTGGTGCTCAACGTCGGCAAGGCGCACATGGGGGAGTTCGGCTCCCAGGAGGCGATCGCGACCGCCAAGGGCGAGATCGTCGAGGCGCTGCCGCCGGCCGACCGGGGCGGGGTCGCGGTGCTCAACGCCGACGACCCGCTGGTCGCCGCGATGGCCTCCCGCACGACGGCCCGGGTGAGCTCCTTCGGCTCCGGACGGGACGCCGACGTGCGCTTCGAGGACCTGGCGGTCGACGAGCTCGGCCGACCCACCTTCGACCTGGTCGTGGGGGACGAGCGGCGCAGCGTGACGCTCGGCCTGATCGGCGAGCACCACGCGTCCAACGCCGCCGCCGTCGCCGCGGCGGCGCTGGCCCTCGGCGTACCCCTCGACTCGATCGTGGCCTCGCTCGGCACCGCCACCGCCACCTCGCCCGCCCGGATGGAGCTCACCGAGCGCGCCGACGGGGTCACCGTGCTCAACGACGCCTACAACGCCAACCCCGACTCGATGCGGGCGGCGCTCAAGTCGCTGGCCGCGATCGGTCGCGGCCGTCCGGGCTCCCGGACGATGGCCGTCCTCGGCGAGATGCTCGAGCTGGGCGCGTCCAGCCGCGAGGAGCACGACGCGATCGGCAGACTGGCCGTGCGGCTGGACATCCACCAGCTGCTGGTCGTCGGGCAGGGCGCCAAGCCGATCCACCTGGGGGCCTACCTCGAGGGCTCGTGGGGCGGGGAGTCGGTGTTCGTGCCGGACCCCGACGCCGCGCTCGGCTGGCTGCGGGAGAACCTGACCAGCGGCGACGTGGTGCTGTTCAAGTCCTCCAAGGCGGCGCAGGTGCGGCGGGTGGCCGACGCGGTGCTGGCGGACGTGACCGGCGACGAGGCGGGACGACCCGCCCCTACTGAGGAGACCAGACGATGA
- a CDS encoding UDP-N-acetylmuramoyl-L-alanyl-D-glutamate--2,6-diaminopimelate ligase, translating to MPDLVPLRPAVPVETPLQDVVEWLGDLLVDRRGDLGVVLTGATISSLRVHPGDLYVAPAGARAHGASYVDQAVRDGAVAVLTDPAGALQCPDAAVPVLVVERPREVVGDLAARIYGRPAQRLRMVAVTGTQGKTTTTRLAEAALSAAGVPAAVVGTVGTRVAGVDVKTSLTTPEAPDLHALFAVMAERGVAACAMEVSSHALVMGRVDGVVFDVACFTNLGRDHLDFHADVEEYFAAKASLFTPGRARLGLVNVDDEHGRRLVREATVPVRTFSAAGAEADWRAGDVVLEPTGSTFTVHAPSGESFPARVPLTGDFNVANALCAIAALGEAGFDAAAVAAAMGASGGVPGRLEQVDAGQGFLAVVDYAHKPDAVTAALRALRALTTGRLLVVLGAGGDRDPGKRPIMGEIAARLGDVLVVTDDNPRSEDPAAIRGEVLAGAEAVPAAERAELREVGDRRAAIALAVSLAADGDTVVVAGKGHETGQEVAGTVHPFDDRVVLREEMTGRVAR from the coding sequence GTGCCCGACCTCGTTCCACTGCGTCCCGCCGTGCCGGTGGAGACCCCTCTCCAGGACGTCGTCGAGTGGCTCGGGGACCTGCTCGTGGACCGTCGCGGTGACCTCGGCGTGGTGCTGACCGGCGCGACCATCAGCTCGCTGCGCGTGCACCCCGGCGACCTGTACGTCGCGCCCGCCGGTGCCCGCGCGCACGGTGCGTCGTACGTCGACCAGGCGGTCCGCGACGGGGCGGTCGCCGTGCTCACCGACCCGGCCGGCGCGCTGCAGTGCCCCGACGCCGCGGTGCCGGTGCTCGTCGTGGAGCGGCCCCGCGAGGTGGTCGGCGACCTGGCCGCCCGGATCTACGGCAGGCCCGCCCAGCGGCTGCGCATGGTCGCGGTGACCGGCACCCAGGGCAAGACCACCACCACCCGGCTCGCCGAGGCGGCGCTGTCCGCGGCCGGCGTGCCCGCCGCGGTCGTCGGCACCGTCGGCACCCGGGTCGCGGGCGTCGACGTGAAGACGTCCCTGACCACGCCGGAGGCGCCCGACCTGCACGCGCTGTTCGCGGTGATGGCCGAGCGCGGCGTCGCGGCCTGCGCGATGGAGGTCTCCAGCCACGCGCTGGTGATGGGCCGGGTGGACGGCGTCGTGTTCGACGTGGCGTGCTTCACCAACCTGGGCCGCGACCACCTCGACTTCCACGCCGACGTCGAGGAGTACTTCGCGGCCAAGGCGTCGCTGTTCACGCCCGGGCGCGCCCGGCTGGGCCTGGTCAACGTCGACGACGAGCACGGCCGCCGGCTCGTCCGCGAGGCCACGGTCCCGGTGCGGACGTTCTCCGCGGCCGGCGCGGAGGCCGACTGGCGGGCCGGCGACGTGGTGCTGGAGCCCACCGGGTCGACCTTCACCGTGCACGCGCCCAGCGGCGAGTCGTTCCCCGCACGGGTGCCGCTGACCGGTGACTTCAACGTGGCCAACGCGCTGTGCGCGATCGCGGCGCTGGGCGAGGCCGGCTTCGACGCCGCCGCGGTCGCCGCCGCGATGGGCGCCTCGGGCGGGGTGCCCGGGCGGCTGGAGCAGGTGGACGCCGGCCAGGGGTTCCTGGCCGTCGTGGACTACGCCCACAAGCCCGACGCGGTGACCGCCGCCCTGCGCGCGCTGCGCGCGCTGACCACCGGCCGGCTGCTGGTCGTGCTCGGCGCCGGCGGCGACCGGGACCCCGGCAAGCGGCCGATCATGGGCGAGATCGCGGCCCGGCTCGGCGACGTGCTGGTGGTGACCGACGACAACCCGCGCAGCGAGGACCCGGCCGCGATCCGCGGCGAAGTGCTGGCCGGCGCGGAGGCGGTCCCCGCCGCGGAGCGCGCCGAGCTGCGCGAGGTCGGCGACCGGCGCGCGGCGATCGCGCTCGCGGTGTCCCTGGCCGCCGACGGCGACACCGTCGTGGTGGCCGGCAAGGGCCACGAGACCGGCCAGGAGGTAGCCGGCACGGTGCACCCGTTCGACGACCGGGTCGTGCTGCGCGAGGAGATGACAGGACGGGTCGCCCGATGA
- a CDS encoding peptidoglycan D,D-transpeptidase FtsI family protein yields MTQGSRPRPGGPRPGRPQPRGTNQQRRTSRPRLRSLRGPSLVRLRIGFLLIAMVVSVFAARLFQLQGVDAQAYVAKARSEGAVTVTLPATRGTITDRNGVALAESVDGLMIIADPQLTVKNASAIATILARRLDVDYFDMLSRLRKPDTQFQYVARRVPSTLATSVVGEIDRRGYKGIDTRRDPVRTYPADDVAANLVGFTNDQGDAGEGAELMFDTMLSGKDGSASYETGGGNRIPLGDNSTVPPRSGHDLQLTIDRDVQWYTQRVVRSAVQGSGGSSGSAVVMDTHTGQLLALADYPTFDANQPSLSSKGNLGSRALRDVYEPGSVEKVLTASSLIDAGKVTPNTKITVPSMLPRGDRVIHDYFVHPKLHLTLTGVIAKSSNIGTVLAASQFKHKELYDYLRKFGLGARTGIGVQGETAGVLNSWKDWSQINQDTIAFGQGLAVNAVQMAAAVNTVANGGVYVKPSLVKGRATTSGGDVVGSDTTTTHRVISARAARLTARMMESVTNPETGTAASAGIEGYRVAGKTGTAQRVGEHCGCYDGTFTVSFAGFAPADKPRFMVYVVVQDPKNGGGGGSVGGPAFKKIMSYALQKYAVPPTGSVAPTPRIEW; encoded by the coding sequence TTGACCCAGGGCAGCCGCCCCCGTCCCGGAGGACCACGTCCGGGACGTCCCCAGCCGCGAGGCACGAACCAGCAGCGCCGCACGAGCCGGCCGCGGCTCAGGTCGCTGCGCGGTCCCTCGCTGGTCCGGCTGAGGATCGGGTTCCTGCTGATCGCGATGGTCGTCTCGGTCTTCGCGGCCCGGCTGTTCCAGCTCCAGGGCGTCGACGCGCAGGCGTACGTCGCGAAGGCCCGCTCCGAGGGCGCCGTGACGGTGACCCTGCCGGCGACCCGCGGCACGATCACCGACCGCAACGGCGTCGCCCTCGCGGAGTCCGTCGACGGGCTGATGATCATCGCCGACCCGCAGCTGACCGTGAAGAACGCCAGCGCGATCGCCACGATCCTGGCCCGGCGCCTCGACGTGGACTACTTCGACATGCTCAGCCGGCTCCGCAAGCCGGACACCCAGTTCCAGTACGTCGCCCGGCGGGTGCCCTCCACGCTGGCCACGTCGGTCGTCGGCGAGATCGACCGCCGCGGCTACAAGGGCATCGACACCCGGCGCGACCCGGTCCGGACCTACCCGGCCGACGACGTCGCCGCCAACCTGGTCGGCTTCACCAACGACCAGGGGGACGCCGGCGAGGGCGCCGAGCTGATGTTCGACACGATGCTGTCGGGCAAGGACGGCTCCGCGTCGTACGAGACCGGCGGCGGCAACCGGATCCCGCTCGGCGACAACAGCACGGTCCCGCCGCGCAGCGGCCACGACCTGCAGCTCACCATCGACCGCGACGTGCAGTGGTACACCCAGCGGGTCGTCCGCTCCGCCGTCCAGGGCTCCGGCGGCTCGTCGGGCTCGGCGGTGGTGATGGACACCCACACCGGGCAGCTGCTCGCGCTCGCCGACTACCCGACCTTCGACGCCAACCAGCCGAGCCTGTCCTCCAAGGGCAACCTCGGCTCCCGCGCGCTGCGCGACGTCTACGAGCCGGGCTCGGTCGAGAAGGTGCTGACCGCCTCGTCGCTGATCGACGCCGGCAAGGTCACCCCGAACACCAAGATCACCGTCCCGTCGATGCTGCCGCGTGGCGACCGGGTGATCCACGACTACTTCGTGCACCCCAAGCTGCACCTGACGCTGACCGGCGTGATCGCGAAGTCCTCCAACATCGGCACGGTGCTCGCGGCCAGCCAGTTCAAGCACAAGGAGCTCTACGACTACCTGCGCAAGTTCGGCCTCGGTGCGCGCACCGGGATCGGCGTGCAGGGCGAGACCGCCGGCGTCCTGAACAGCTGGAAGGACTGGTCGCAGATCAACCAGGACACCATCGCCTTCGGGCAGGGCCTGGCCGTGAACGCCGTCCAGATGGCCGCCGCGGTGAACACCGTCGCCAACGGCGGCGTCTACGTGAAGCCCAGCCTGGTCAAGGGCCGGGCGACCACCTCCGGCGGGGACGTCGTCGGCTCGGACACCACCACCACGCACCGGGTGATCAGCGCCCGCGCCGCCCGGCTGACCGCCCGCATGATGGAGTCGGTCACCAACCCGGAGACGGGCACGGCCGCCAGCGCCGGCATCGAGGGCTACCGGGTGGCAGGCAAGACCGGCACCGCCCAGCGCGTGGGCGAGCACTGCGGGTGCTACGACGGCACGTTCACGGTGTCGTTCGCCGGCTTCGCACCCGCCGACAAGCCGCGCTTCATGGTCTACGTCGTGGTCCAGGACCCGAAGAACGGCGGCGGGGGCGGATCGGTCGGCGGACCGGCGTTCAAGAAGATCATGAGCTACGCCCTGCAGAAGTACGCCGTACCGCCGACCGGCAGCGTCGCCCCCACGCCCCGCATCGAGTGGTGA
- the rsmH gene encoding 16S rRNA (cytosine(1402)-N(4))-methyltransferase RsmH, protein MTNASHVPVLLDRVVALVAPSLDRPDRERTLMIDATLGLGGHTEAVLERCPQAHVIGIDRDVHALDRSRERLAPYGDRVTFVHAVYDEIADVLDELGHPSVDAVLFDLGVSSMQLDLRERGFAYSQDAPLDMRMDDTGGPTAADVLNEYPVEELTRILKHYGEERFARRIAEAVVRERAKEPFTTSGRLVELLYASIPAPARRTGGHPAKRTFQALRIEVNDELGVLRRAIPAAVDAIGVGGRVVVMSYHSLEDRITKHVFARATRNDLPPDLPFVPEGHEPALRLVTRGSGSEKASPAEIEANPRAASVRLRAVERVHAGAVA, encoded by the coding sequence ATGACGAACGCCAGCCACGTCCCGGTGCTGCTCGACCGGGTCGTCGCTCTGGTCGCGCCCTCCCTGGACCGCCCCGACCGGGAGCGGACCCTGATGATCGACGCCACGCTCGGCCTCGGCGGTCACACCGAGGCCGTCCTCGAGCGCTGCCCCCAGGCCCACGTGATCGGCATCGACCGCGACGTGCACGCCCTGGACCGCAGCCGCGAGCGCCTGGCGCCGTACGGCGACCGGGTCACCTTCGTGCACGCGGTGTACGACGAGATCGCCGACGTGCTCGACGAGCTCGGCCACCCGTCCGTCGACGCCGTGCTGTTCGACCTCGGCGTCTCCTCCATGCAGCTCGACCTGCGCGAGCGGGGCTTCGCCTACTCCCAGGACGCCCCGCTCGACATGCGGATGGACGACACCGGGGGACCCACCGCCGCGGACGTGCTCAACGAGTACCCGGTCGAGGAACTCACCCGGATCCTCAAGCACTACGGCGAGGAGCGGTTCGCCCGCCGGATCGCCGAGGCCGTGGTCCGCGAGCGCGCCAAGGAGCCCTTCACCACCTCGGGGCGGCTCGTCGAGCTGCTCTACGCCTCGATCCCGGCCCCCGCGCGGCGCACCGGGGGACACCCCGCGAAGCGCACCTTCCAGGCGCTGCGGATCGAGGTCAACGACGAGCTCGGCGTGCTGCGCCGGGCGATCCCGGCCGCGGTGGACGCCATCGGGGTCGGCGGGCGCGTGGTGGTCATGAGCTACCACTCGCTCGAGGACCGGATCACCAAGCACGTGTTCGCGCGGGCGACGCGCAACGACCTGCCGCCGGACCTGCCGTTCGTGCCCGAGGGGCACGAGCCGGCGCTGCGGCTGGTGACGCGGGGGTCCGGGTCGGAGAAGGCCTCGCCGGCGGAGATCGAGGCCAACCCGCGCGCCGCGTCGGTCCGGCTGCGGGCCGTCGAGCGGGTGCACGCAGGAGCAGTGGCATGA
- the mraZ gene encoding division/cell wall cluster transcriptional repressor MraZ encodes MFFGTYTPRLDDKGRLFLPAKFRDELAEGLVVTRGQERCLYVWSMEEFGTLTARLREAPVTNKAARDYVRMFFAGASDETPDKQGRITLPPMLREYASLTKECIVIGAMNRIEIWDAEAWQSYSDQQEQAFADLSEEVFPGGLTPSTTQQHN; translated from the coding sequence ATGTTCTTCGGCACCTACACACCCCGCCTCGATGACAAGGGCCGACTGTTCCTCCCGGCGAAGTTCCGGGACGAGCTGGCGGAAGGACTCGTGGTCACCCGGGGGCAGGAGCGCTGCCTCTACGTGTGGTCCATGGAGGAGTTCGGCACGCTCACGGCTCGGTTGCGCGAGGCGCCGGTGACCAACAAGGCGGCTCGGGACTACGTGCGGATGTTCTTCGCCGGCGCCTCGGACGAGACGCCGGACAAGCAGGGCCGCATCACGCTCCCGCCGATGCTGCGGGAGTACGCGTCCCTGACCAAGGAGTGCATCGTGATCGGCGCGATGAACCGGATCGAGATCTGGGACGCCGAGGCGTGGCAGAGCTACTCCGACCAGCAGGAGCAGGCCTTCGCGGACCTCTCCGAAGAGGTCTTCCCGGGGGGTCTGACCCCCAGCACCACCCAGCAGCACAACTGA
- a CDS encoding AAA family ATPase: protein MGTQHREDVGGADLDTLARVSGRIRASIEKVIEGKPEVARLALVVMLSEGHLLIEDVPGVGKTMLAKALARSIDCSVRRVQFTPDLLPSDVTGVSVFNQDTREFEFRPGGVFANIVVGDEINRASPKTQSALLECMEERQVTVDGTTYFLDAPFMVIATQNPIEMEGTYTLPEAQRDRFMARVSMGYPVEAAEIAMLDSHTRSNPLDDLEPVADASEIRKLIDIVGQVYVSEAVQRYAVAIATATRRSPELMLGASPRATLHLVRAAKATAAMSGRDYVIPDDVKDLAVQVLSHRLLTTVEASMSGRTPEAALRQIVAGVPMPESRRSAT from the coding sequence ATGGGGACCCAGCACCGCGAGGACGTCGGCGGCGCCGACCTCGACACGCTGGCCCGCGTCTCCGGCCGCATCCGGGCCAGCATCGAGAAGGTGATCGAGGGCAAGCCCGAGGTCGCCCGGCTGGCCCTCGTGGTGATGCTGTCCGAGGGCCACCTGCTCATCGAGGACGTGCCCGGCGTCGGCAAGACGATGCTCGCCAAGGCGCTGGCCCGCTCCATCGACTGCTCGGTGCGCCGGGTGCAGTTCACCCCCGACCTGCTGCCCTCCGACGTCACCGGCGTCTCGGTGTTCAACCAGGACACCCGCGAGTTCGAGTTCCGGCCCGGCGGCGTGTTCGCCAACATCGTGGTGGGCGACGAGATCAACCGGGCCTCCCCCAAGACCCAGTCCGCGCTGCTCGAGTGCATGGAGGAGCGACAGGTCACGGTGGACGGGACGACGTACTTCCTCGACGCGCCGTTCATGGTGATCGCCACCCAGAACCCCATCGAGATGGAGGGCACCTACACGCTGCCCGAGGCGCAGCGGGACCGGTTCATGGCCCGGGTGTCGATGGGCTACCCCGTCGAGGCCGCCGAGATCGCGATGCTCGACTCGCACACGCGCAGCAACCCGCTCGACGACCTCGAGCCGGTCGCCGACGCCTCGGAGATCCGCAAGCTCATCGACATCGTCGGCCAGGTCTACGTCTCCGAGGCGGTCCAGCGCTACGCCGTGGCGATCGCCACCGCCACCCGCCGGTCGCCCGAGCTGATGCTCGGCGCCTCCCCCCGGGCCACCCTGCACCTGGTCCGCGCCGCCAAGGCCACCGCGGCGATGTCCGGGCGGGACTACGTCATCCCCGACGACGTGAAGGACCTCGCGGTGCAGGTGCTCTCGCACCGGCTGCTGACCACCGTCGAGGCCTCCATGAGCGGCCGCACCCCCGAGGCCGCGCTGCGCCAGATCGTGGCCGGCGTGCCGATGCCCGAGAGCCGCCGCAGCGCCACCTAG